The window caaaaataggagaaacaaaatggatttttttaaaagtgtaatttCTTTGTACACCAATAAGCTTGTACAAaactgctcttttctttttgcctatgcacttaaagaacaaaaaaaacaaataaataaaatgtcacaatgaaacaaaatgcagttaaCAGTATAGATTTACATACTGCATACAGACTAGATTTTATAAATTGGATTTATCTTAATGTTTAGGTAGATTTTGTGGCTCTATACAAATTTTATTTCGTCAGAGGGAAGGTGAAAATGGATCCTAGTTGTAAAAGTTGCAAACCCTTGATTTAAAAAGGCACATCCTGGCATTTGCAGTAATGCTAATATGAAGGAGGTGTGTTTTCAGGTTACCTGTAAATACAGCTTGTTGTCTTTGATAATAGCATCCAGTAGTTCTTTCTGCAGAGGTGGCTCAGCACTCATTCTCATCCCATTTGCCGTCACTCCCCCGTTCAAGTTCTGCTCCTGTTTCCTGTACATGAGCACGTAAGCCGTGTCCTTGGGGAAGCGTTTCGTAATGTTCTGCGCCGACTGCAAAGAGGTGAACGTCACCCTGCTGTCATTGAACAGCAGCCACTCTCTTGCCTCCTGGCCACCGGAGGTTTGAGCGTCACCTTGTTCAGGTGTGCAGAGGCTACAAGTGGCCAGATCCTCTCTGACAGGCGAGTGACTGGCTGGGTGCTGGGCCCCGTCTGCGCCGCTGATGTTCCGGCCGTACGAGTAGTAGTGGCCGCTCTCGGATGATATCCCAGAATGCACCACCACTGAGCTGAGCAAATAGGGCACAGACTGAACCGGCATCTCTTCGGCCCTGCATCTCTCCTCCGCGTCGTCGATCCTCGCCCtcgcctcttcctcctcgtctcccTGCGACGGCTTAAGCTTCTTGGCCAGATTCTCGCTGCTTTCGGGAGAGTCAACTTGCAGCGGGATGGAGGCGGCAGCGGCGGACCACTGTGCAGGCATCGAAGGGGCATGAACGGGAAGTCTCAAGGCAGGCGGGATGGTGACGTTGTCTAGAATCTTCCTACGGATATGGCATTTGGCGTCATAGGAGAATCGCAGCAGCGTAAGGATTAAGTACTCGGGTGAAGAAACCACTTTCAGGGTCCTCTCTGCCCTCTGGAGGGAGCCACACTTCTCACAGAAGTACGCATTGTCTTCATCGAGGATCTCTGGAGCCAGAAAATAGTTCACCAGGTCAGGCACAGAGAGAGGAGGCTCATTTGTCACTGGCTCATATTGAATGTTAGTAGGCAGAGAGCTGGCCGAGCCTGGCTCGGGAGCTTCACTGCCACCATTGACAGATCCCTGACAAAGAACCTTGGGCTCCTCTGAGGGCCCCTGGGATTTAGGACTGTTCTGAGAGGAGGCAGACGGACAAAAGGCCAAAGATAAGTCTGTAAAAGGCTCTTCTTTCTCAGAGATACAGTTGCACTGCATGCAGCGAATGCCCGTTATCAGCTTTCCACCGAACATCCTTTCTATTAAAGTCCTTTGATCATCGGCAGCTTTAGATTCTGCTAGAGCCAAATGTGACTCCTCGTGTTCCTCGGAGGAAGTCGGGCCCGCTGGGTCTTTGCCGCTCGTGTCAAGCAAGGATACGACTTTTGGCTGAGCAGATTCCAGAACCTGAAGTGTTTTCTCCTCTTCGTGCAACCTTGAAAATCAAGAGAGAGGCAGACTGGGTGTTACGAGACAATATTAATCGTACCTCAACACCTTACAACCTCTTGAGACtactttgacaaaacaaaaacacctacaAGTTATTTAGTCTGCTGCAGATTTACAGTACCTGTCTAAAAGAAATCTGAGATATTCAGAACAATCCTGCTGAGAGCCCATGTTGAACCAGGGAGGACGAGACGCTTCCAAGAAGGTTCTGGGGGCGTATGCTGCCCTCTGCAGGACAAAGAATCACACTGCAGTCATTCAGTTGTTACGACATCCTGGTTTAGACATGAATCAAGACAAGACTGACCTGTGTGTGAGCAAGGAAAGCaaagaggagctgaagcttTTTCATTAGAGTGTTGGAGCCATTTACATGTAAGGATAAAACATGCCTCCTAAAACTGTGAGAAGAAATTCACATTTAATCCTTGAGTTTTGCTgcaggaaacagtttttttatgcaaGTACCATATGTCGAATTTACTCACTCTGTGGCCATGAAGAGGGTCTGAATGATGCTGTTCATGAAACAGGTGTTCCCAAGGTTGATCAGACCCGTCTTGCCTGTCTCAGACTTCCCAGCTTGCCTCAAAACACCAGAAGCAAATGAATTAGACTGAGACGTCCAGGCACTTTGATTCAACACCAACTTTATCTTCTCTTCTGAAGGTTTTGGGAGATCCTGCAAAAGAAAAGATCAAACAATTAATGCAGAAATTAAGCAAACAGCAGTTAGAGCTTGTGATTGttaatgtaaaatgaaaaagggaaaatatcAACACAAACACGTGTTTCTGACCTTGATAGCTTCTAATATGTGGTCATAGAGGTCAGGGAAGCCAGAGTACTGATACATCATGCAGTGCATGAGCTCAGTGAACTGCAGCAAAATAGCTTTACTGCTGGGGAGACCATCTGTTTTCAGAGACTCAACGAGATCCACTACATGTGGAACGACCTGAGAGATGAGAACAGAGACAACAGAAAAATCAATGACTTCTCTGCGGCGCTGACAACAGGGAACGGTGCAGCTAAAgttattaatttaaatgtaCAGCATGGTCAGCCAGGGGGTAGATTCACATCAGGAACCCCAGAGAGACTTCAGGCTCATTTATTgactatttttaaaagtacttgtgttgggttgtttttaaaattagtatttttttaacgAAATCGGCCAAATTCACAGGGACGCTGCTCGACACTAGAGGGCTTTACACATCATTTGGTGCCGAAGCCTGGGATTCTGGGGTAAAGAGGTCTGTACGACTTTGAAGTAATTTAGGcttgaaaagagaaaatgagaaacaaataaGTCAGACATATGAATGGGAAATGTGCTGTGACGGGGGCAGTGGATCCCTCACCAAATGGAAGGCCTCAGGAGAGTGCTGGAAACTCAGCAGCATGTGGGAAAGCACTGCAAGTGCCCCCTGCCTCACAATGGGGTACCACAAACGATTGAAAAcctgcagattaaaaaaagaaaagcaaacatatTTGTTTGAATAATGAAAAAGCTTTAATCATTCATGTCAATGATTTTCTTCAAGcctaattaaaagtaaaaccttCATATTGTGGTTTTAACATCTTTGTTGTGTAATTTTTCTGTCCACCCTGTAAGGtctacaaataaagaaaaccaggAAGTACCAACCAGCTCAATTTTAAGCAGCGTGACATCTATGAGGATGGTGAACTTCTGAACGGCAGCCAGTCCTTTCAGCAGAGCGATGACCCAGGTATCAACATGTTGGGCCAAAGGCCAAGACAGCCAGTCAATCATTCTGTGTGGAAAGAACAACCttatattaaaatctaacaatTGCATTGATgtaaaaacactgcagaaagtAACAAGTGAACTAGCTGGTTCAGGATGCAAAGTTTTGTGCActtaaaagataaagaaagtaTGAAGATTTTAGCCTGTTTGTTATGACTAGTGTTCATTGCTCTGCCACTGAACTTCAGCTTGAAATGAGTCGGCACAGAAGGTTACCTGCAGAGAGCTTTAGTCATGCTTCCATCTCGGACGTTCTGGTCTGTGGTGAGACTCTTGATGAGAACCGTGATCATCTGGACAGGGATGTGCTGGACCAGACTGGCCAGTGAAATGGATGGCTCAAAGGATgggtctgaaaaacaaacaaacaactctgAGAACTGAGTTCTCTCTTTTGTTCCTATGGCTTAGAAGCTTAATGTGGAAAAAActaacacagaaataaacaaaaaaacaaaaacaaataatactgATTacaggcttagcattccttgaaggaatgcatatcacccgccgccttttgtgacagctttaaattaaagttatgatgagaaatgactgaattacagccagtttggtcaaaccttgtaaattaaaGATTAATTGGGAACAATCTTGCAAGgtgtgttagcgctcagagtacgtgttgtgagtgactctcagctactaccacataaaactttagcttaatattgTAATTGTAAATGTGATCTTTAAccgtgttgactccaaatgttgatcatttgtagatgcacacaaaattaccttctgaaagtttacATAAAACCCATCCACTGATTCAAGAGATAGATTGACAACAGACGGACAAATGAACCAACACGCACGGGCAAAAATATCCCTTCCCGCCCTTCTTTTATCGTCGGTGGCGGGAGATAATAATAATCCCCTTTAAATGCATTGTTCATTCAGATTATCTGATAATGTTGAGttctgtctactgcaggtaagatactgactgctgataattgcacagaaccccactttaaactaaaacccCTAACTAcccatttattataaattaaaaaaaaatctaaacagatAAGCTTCTTTTTGATAACTTCTTGAAGCATAGTATATTttcctcagtgtttttatgCAGAGGACTATGAATTAGTTTGAAAAAGGTTTGACAGTGAAATAACACTGAAATACAATACTTTTAAACAGTGGTGCTATATTAGAGGCAGAAAGTTCCTACAGCCTAATTTTATAAGTGTGGATAATACTTAAAGTTGCTATCggcaatttgtttttgttctgtttttgaaacTACTGCTCAGCCACTAATTATATTCATATAAgcctaaaatgaaacaaaccacAACTATTAAGAAATGACAATGAGTCTTTTTTGGACACATCTAACATCCATTTAGGTCATCAGTAAATGGTACAATTGTCTAAAACttacacaacaaatacaaatcaatgtttctttttggttAAAGGAGTCTCACCTGTGGAGGAGATGATAGCAAAGACTTCCTGCAGCGAGGGCAACAGAGTGGTTGGGTCAGCCTTCCAGACGTTCTGCAGTAGTGTGCTAACCTTTGTCACCTGGCCCACATACTCCCTCAGTTCTCGCTCATGGCTGGCAAAGCACTGGAAGCAACTGATGGTCCGAACCAGCTGCTGGCAGAACAAAATGCCCGACTTATCCCTCGGGATGCACTGCATGAAGTCTGACAGCAGAGTGCACAGATGGGCGCAGAGAGCAGGCTCCGGACGCTCACACACCATCCTCAAAACCTCCAC of the Kryptolebias marmoratus isolate JLee-2015 linkage group LG3, ASM164957v2, whole genome shotgun sequence genome contains:
- the usp38 gene encoding ubiquitin carboxyl-terminal hydrolase 38, translated to MDKILEGLVSSDHSVPVKRAIVKKVVEAAEKEVTEEQCRALFTLTTRLILLGEDAFQKQIGLQVLEAYARYHRPEFERFFNKDFALGLLQQGYGQLDHRDPAIIDYIHCCLRLLISCPSVLEIFSVIQVEVLRMVCERPEPALCAHLCTLLSDFMQCIPRDKSGILFCQQLVRTISCFQCFASHERELREYVGQVTKVSTLLQNVWKADPTTLLPSLQEVFAIISSTDPSFEPSISLASLVQHIPVQMITVLIKSLTTDQNVRDGSMTKALCRMIDWLSWPLAQHVDTWVIALLKGLAAVQKFTILIDVTLLKIELVFNRLWYPIVRQGALAVLSHMLLSFQHSPEAFHLVVPHVVDLVESLKTDGLPSSKAILLQFTELMHCMMYQYSGFPDLYDHILEAIKDLPKPSEEKIKLVLNQSAWTSQSNSFASGVLRQAGKSETGKTGLINLGNTCFMNSIIQTLFMATDFRRHVLSLHVNGSNTLMKKLQLLFAFLAHTQRAAYAPRTFLEASRPPWFNMGSQQDCSEYLRFLLDRLHEEEKTLQVLESAQPKVVSLLDTSGKDPAGPTSSEEHEESHLALAESKAADDQRTLIERMFGGKLITGIRCMQCNCISEKEEPFTDLSLAFCPSASSQNSPKSQGPSEEPKVLCQGSVNGGSEAPEPGSASSLPTNIQYEPVTNEPPLSVPDLVNYFLAPEILDEDNAYFCEKCGSLQRAERTLKVVSSPEYLILTLLRFSYDAKCHIRRKILDNVTIPPALRLPVHAPSMPAQWSAAAASIPLQVDSPESSENLAKKLKPSQGDEEEEARARIDDAEERCRAEEMPVQSVPYLLSSVVVHSGISSESGHYYSYGRNISGADGAQHPASHSPVREDLATCSLCTPEQGDAQTSGGQEAREWLLFNDSRVTFTSLQSAQNITKRFPKDTAYVLMYRKQEQNLNGGVTANGMRMSAEPPLQKELLDAIIKDNKLYLQEQELSARTQALQASSSSCSFRPNGSDDNNPPGSCGPSGGGGGGGGFNTISRLVF